The following proteins are co-located in the Xyrauchen texanus isolate HMW12.3.18 chromosome 41, RBS_HiC_50CHRs, whole genome shotgun sequence genome:
- the si:ch73-173p19.1 gene encoding uncharacterized protein si:ch73-173p19.1 — protein sequence MDSTSTIGGFMRTLTEMGFSEDQIQAAMQAGFFSVPDAAEWLLQGGSPRHKLVKQSSQPPETAFSAFNPPKDALCSSNSQSEATGPSLVLGPPSVNTPTGKEHPPLETRIKQDKSNFREQQRQRVAQEAQQERRQKKQERELVLKRIAEDRRSQQEKAQSEATAETSPSSGLGQRLGGRVETSMDNHCILMIRLPSGESMRERFPADTPLSHVVEYIVSRHPMLPAFSLLQGFPRKRFGDAELACSLRSLGLTPNAALCIQTTPPETPQDPPSPASQLAVVGQPESELQEEPVAPPIELPQEEGRALEEMVLPPPLPNQLWEEAVGYAGIPGVEPPLSGPSHFWGRGQKLVPNDAEDEERLENEEQPEEVLPPYDFNGLPQLPLFLDRARGGLELRHHWPEQGNRLREAEPNDLAADPEVGRALRGAAGQAAVQRLQRAAHNDEQQGTHGQPSPPKKAFKTPRVPSLCSMATRTTVTLMTAPSMQYSSSLACLTPELAELLLAHMARERLLRPRTLELFFGCPLQKFVLNCYPYTTNELLRQLRAFSCLKHLSFFNSPLITDAGLSVLSNLSKLQHLNLSSCSKLTDSCLQHIAGLRCLTFLALDQTKVSDAGLLMYLQSGSSVLCQLSLNQTAITETTLAALTTCVPQLRMLSIKHTKVSDVSALAELRNLQTLHLDGTGVQENSLQCLATHPSLSALSLAGIPVTDGNQTLEIISGLRLTQLTLPGRHSVTDSGLTFLCRQSLLLELDLTDYTQLTDHGISQLASMTRLKKLSLSNTQVSDTGLQGLVRLKELQELCLDRTAVTSRGVAALVTHLPHLQVIGLASTQVGDTVIRRGLVHCPQLLKLNLSKTRITDHGLKFLCRMQLSQVNLDGTGVTLSGIANLISACAHLTSVRASHTRAIPPEQQSDDDDNDSDNSATSPPRS from the exons ATGGACTCCACATCG ACTATTGGGGGGTTCATGAGAACTCTTACGGAGATGGGCTTCAGTGAAGATCAGATTCAGGCGGCGATGCAAGCAGGTTTCTTCTCTGTACCAGATGCAGCTGAATG GCTTTTACAGGGTGGGAGTCCACGTCATAAACTGGTCAAGCAGTCTTCACAGCCGCCAGAGACGGCATTCTCTGCATTCAACCCCCCAAAAGATGCTCTGTGCTCCAGTAACTCACAGTCTGAAGCAAcag gtcctTCTTTGGTCTTGGGACCCCCCTCCGTCAACACTCCCACAGGAAAAGAACATCCACCCCTGGAAACACGGATCAAACAGGACAAGAGTAACTTCCGTGAGCAGCAGAGGCAGCGAGTAGCCCAGGAGGCACAGCAAGAAAGGAGACAGAAGAAACAG GAGCGTGAGTTGGTATTGAAGAGAATAGCAGAGGACCGGCGTAGTCAGCAGGAAAAGGCCCAATCCGAAGCCACCGCAGAGACCTCTCCATCCAGTGGACTTGGACAGAGACTTGGTGGACGTGTGGAGACAAGCATGGACAACCACTGCATCCTCATG ATTCGTCTCCCTTCTGGGGAATCTATGCGTGAACGTTTCCCTGCAGACACTCCACTAAGCCACGTTGTTGAATACATTGTCAGTCGCCACCCTATGCTTCCCGCCTTCTCCCTTCTGCAAGGATTTCCACGCAAACGCTTCGGAGATGCAGAGCTGGCCTGCTCCCTCCGGTCCCTGGGACTGACCCCCAACGCTGCACTTTGCATACAGACCACACCCCCCGAAACACCTCAGGACCCGCCAAGTCCAGCTTCTCAATTGGCTGTTGTAGGACAGCCAGAATCGGAGTTGCAGGAGGAGCCGGTGGCACCACCCATTGAGCTGCCCCAAGAAGAAGGCAGAGCTTTAGAGGAAATGGTTTTACCTCCACCCCTGCCCAATCAGCTGTGGGAGGAAGCAGTGGGGTACGCTGGGATTCCTGGGGTCGAGCCTCCACTCTCAGGACCTTCTCACTTCTGGG GACGAGGCCAGAAACTGGTGCCAAATGATGCTGAAGATGAAGAACGTTTGGAAAATGAAGAGCAACCAGAAGAAGTTTTACCTCCTTATGATTTCAACG GTCTGCCTCAGTTGCCCCTCTTCCTGGACAGGGCGAGAGGTGGACTGGAGCTGAGACACCACTGGCCAGAACAAGGCAATAGACTCCG GGAGGCAGAGCCTAATGATCTAGCGGCAGACCCTGAGGTGGGGCGTGCATTACGAGGGGCTGCGGGTCAAGCAGCAGTGCAGCGTTTACAGAGAGCAGCCCATAATGACGAACAGCAGGGGACACACGGACAGCCCTCACCCCCCAAAAAAGCTTTCAAGACCCCCCGCGTGCCCTCTCTCTGCTCCATGGCGACCAGGACCACCGTTACCCTCATGACAG CTCCCAGCATGCAGTACAGTAGTAGTCTAGCGTGTTTGACCCCAGAGTTGGCTGAGCTCTTGTTGGCTCACATGGCACGTGAACGTCTCCTTCGACCACGTACCCTGGAGCTTTTCTTCGGCTGCCCGCTGCAGAAGTTTGTCCTAAACTGCTACCCGTACACCACCAATGAGCTGCTACGGCAACTGAGGGCGTTTTCCTGCCTCAAGCATCTCAgctttttcaactccccacttatCACag atgctGGTCTTAGCGTATTGTCCAACCTCTCAAAACTGCAGCATCTCAACCTGTCCTCCTGTAGCAAGCTAACAGACAGCTGCCTACAGCATATCGCAG GACTCCGCTGTCTCACTTTCCTGGCTCTGGACCAGACTAAAGTAAGCGACGCAGGTCTTCTGATGTATCTGCAATCGGGTTCCTCTGTGCTCTGCCAGCTAAGTCTGAATCAAACAGCCATCACTGAGACCACATTGGCTGCGCTTACCACATGTGTACCGCAGCTACGAATGCTTAGCATCAAACACACCAAG GTGAGTGATGTGTCTGCACTCGCAGAGCTCCGAAACCTGCAGACGCTTCACCTGGACGGCACAGGTGTGCAGGAAAATTCTCTCCAGTGCCTAGCAACCCACCCCAGCCTATCAGCTCTCAGTCTGGCTGGGATACCAGTCACTGATGGAAATCAAACGCTAGAGATCATATCAG GCCTGAGGCTCACCCAGTTGACACTCCCTGGCAGACACTCTGTTACAGACAGTGGACTCACGTTTCTCTGCAGACAATCTTTGCTGTTAGAGCTCGATCTGACCGATTACACCCAGCTTACTGACCATGGCATTTCACAGCTTGCCAGCATGACCAG GTTGAAGAAGCTGTCTCTTAGCAACACTCAGGTGAGTGATACTGGGCTGCAGGGATTGGTCCGTCTGAAAGAACTTCAGGAGCTGTGTCTCGACCGTACTGCCGTCACAAGCAGGGGGGTTGCTGCCCTTGTCACACATTTACCACATCTGCAG GTGATTGGCTTGGCTAGTACACAAGTGGGCGACACAGTGATCCGACGGGGTTTAGTTCACTGTCCACAGCTGCTTAAACTCAACCTCAGCAAAACCAGAATCACAGATCACG GTCTAAAGTTCCTGTGTCGTATGCAGTTAAGTCAAGTGAATCTGGATGGCACAGGTGTAACTCTATCTGGCATTGCCAACCTGATCTCCGCCTGTGCTCATCTTACCAGCGTACGAGCCAGTCATACCCGCGCTATACCGCCAGAGCAACAGTCTGACGATGATGATAACGACAGTGACAACAGTGCCACCAGTCCCCCACGATCCTAG